A genomic window from Lotus japonicus ecotype B-129 chromosome 1, LjGifu_v1.2 includes:
- the LOC130733632 gene encoding 60S ribosomal protein L35a-1-like produces the protein MVQGRKGERVRLYVRGSILGYKRSKSNQYPNTSLIQIEGVNSKEEVAWYAGKRMAYIYKAKVKQNGTHYRCIWGKVIRPHGNSGVVRAKFKSNLPPRSMGARVRVFMYPSNI, from the exons ATGGTTCAAGGACGCAAAGGAGAGCGTGTTAG GCTTTATGTCAGAGGTTCAATTCTTGGATACAAGAG gTCCAAGTCGAATCAATACCCGAATACCTCACTGATCCAGATTGAGGGAGTGAACTCCAAGGAAGAGGTTGCGTGGTACGCTGGGAAGCGCATGGCGTACATTTACAAAGCCAAGGTAAAGCAGAATGGAACTCACTATCGCTGCATTTGGGGGAAGGTTATCAGGCCTCATGGTAACAGCGGTGTAGTCCGCGCTAAGTTCAAGTCAAACCTGCCACCACGATCCATG GGTGCGAGAGTTAGAGTCTTCATGTACCCAAGCAATATATGA